In one Choloepus didactylus isolate mChoDid1 chromosome 1, mChoDid1.pri, whole genome shotgun sequence genomic region, the following are encoded:
- the TMEM41A gene encoding transmembrane protein 41A: MRPLLGLLLVFAGCTFALYLLSTRLPRGPRLGSAEETDGRLVWFPSDLAELRELSEVLREYRKEHQAYVFLLFCSAYLYKQAFAIPGSSFLNVLAGALFGPWLGLLLCCLLTSVGATCCYLLSSIFGKQLVVSYFPAKVTLLQRKVEENRNSLFFFLLFLRLFPMTPNWFLNLSAPILNIPIVQFFFSVLIGLIPYNFICVQTGSILSTLTSLDALFSWETVLKLLAIALVALVPGTLIKKFSQKHLHLNETSNSNHLNSKKGT, translated from the exons ATGCGCCCCCTGCTCGGCCTCCTCCTGGTCTTCGCCGGCTGCACCTTCGCCCTGTACTTGCTGTCGACGCGACTGCCTCGCGGGCCGAGACTGGGTTCCGCCGAGGAGACTGACGGCAG GTTGGTGTGGTTCCCTTCAGACTTGGCGGAGCTGCGGGAGCTCTCCGAGGTCCTTCGAGAGTACAGGAAGGAGCACCAGGCTTATGTGTTCCTGCTTTTCTGCAGTGCCTACCTCTACAAACAGGCCTTTGCTATCCCCGGCTCCAGCTTCCTG AATGTTTTAGCTGGTGCCTTGTTTGGTCCATGGCTGGGGCTCCTGCTGTGCTGTCTGTTGACTTCTGTGGGTGCCACATGTTGCTACCTGCTCTCCAGTATTTTTGGCAAACAATTGGTGGTCTCCTACTTTCCTGCTAAAGTGACCCTCCTGCAGAGGAAG GTGGAGGAGAACCGGAACAGCTTGTTTTTCTTCTTACTGTTTTTGAGACTTTTCCCCATGACACCAAACTGGTTCTTAAACCTCTCAGCCCCAATTCTGAACATTCCTATTGTGCAGTTCTTCTTCTCCGTTCTTATCG GTTTGATCCCATACAATTTCATCTGTGTACAGACAGGCTCCATCCTATCAACCCTCACCTCTCTGGATGCTCTCTTCTCCTGGGAAACTGTCCTTAAGTTACTGGCCATTGCCCTAGTGGCCTTAGTTCCTGGGACCCTCATTAAAAAATTTAGCCAGAAACACCTGCATTTGAATGAAACAAGCAACTCTAATCATCTAAATAGTAAAAAAGGCACGTGA